The following coding sequences lie in one Streptomyces xiamenensis genomic window:
- a CDS encoding Mrp/NBP35 family ATP-binding protein, with product MATDIPQPTDSAVRAALATVNDPEIHRPITDLGMVKSVEIAQDGSVTVGIYLTVQGCPMRETIHSSVVTAVRSVPGVSEVHVELDVMSDAQRKELATTLRGGQAEREVPFAQPGSLTRVYCVASGKGGVGKSSVTVNLAAALAARGQKVGVVDADIYGHSVPRMLGTDGRPTQVENMIMPPSAHGVKVISIGMFTPGNAPVVWRGPMLHRALQQFLADVYWGDLDVLLLDLPPGTGDIAISVAQLVPNAEILVVTTPQQAAAEVAERAGSIAVQTHQKIVGVVENMSGLPCPHCDEMVDVFGSGGGQRVADGLTKTTGAEVPVLGSIPIDVRLREGGDEGKPVVLSDPDSPAGAALLKIADALGGRQRGLSGLSLGITPRNKF from the coding sequence ATGGCTACCGACATCCCCCAGCCCACGGACAGCGCCGTTCGGGCCGCGCTCGCCACGGTGAACGATCCGGAGATCCACCGGCCGATCACCGATCTGGGCATGGTCAAATCCGTAGAGATCGCCCAGGACGGCTCCGTGACCGTCGGCATCTACCTCACGGTCCAGGGTTGCCCGATGCGGGAGACGATCCACTCCTCCGTGGTGACGGCGGTGCGCTCCGTACCGGGCGTGAGCGAGGTGCACGTCGAGCTGGACGTGATGAGCGACGCGCAGCGCAAGGAACTGGCGACCACCCTGCGCGGCGGGCAGGCCGAGCGCGAGGTGCCGTTCGCCCAGCCCGGATCGCTCACCCGTGTCTACTGCGTGGCCTCCGGCAAGGGCGGGGTCGGCAAGTCCTCGGTGACGGTCAACCTCGCCGCGGCGCTGGCGGCGCGCGGACAGAAGGTGGGCGTCGTGGACGCCGACATCTACGGCCACTCGGTGCCCCGGATGCTGGGGACGGACGGCCGGCCCACCCAGGTCGAGAACATGATCATGCCGCCGTCCGCGCACGGCGTGAAGGTGATCTCCATCGGGATGTTCACCCCGGGCAACGCCCCGGTGGTGTGGCGCGGCCCGATGCTGCACCGCGCGCTGCAGCAGTTCCTCGCCGACGTGTACTGGGGCGACCTGGACGTCCTGCTGCTCGACCTGCCGCCCGGCACCGGCGACATCGCCATCTCGGTGGCGCAGCTGGTCCCCAACGCCGAGATCCTCGTCGTCACCACCCCGCAGCAGGCCGCCGCCGAGGTCGCCGAGCGGGCCGGGTCGATCGCCGTGCAGACCCACCAGAAGATCGTCGGCGTGGTCGAGAACATGTCGGGGCTGCCCTGCCCGCACTGCGACGAGATGGTGGACGTCTTCGGCAGCGGCGGCGGACAGCGGGTGGCGGACGGGCTGACGAAGACCACCGGCGCCGAGGTTCCGGTGCTGGGCAGCATCCCCATCGACGTCCGCCTGCGCGAGGGCGGCGACGAGGGCAAGCCGGTGGTGCTGAGCGACCCGGACTCCCCGGCGGGGGCGGCGCTGCTCAAGATCGCCGACGCGCTCGGCGGGCGGCAGCGCGGGCTGTCCGGCCTGTCCCTGGGGATCACCCCGCGCAACAAGTTCTGA